The genomic DNA GCCCTGGTACCCGCCGCTCCCTCCACCCCCGTGTCCCCACCGGTCGTCCTCGCCCGGGTGTCCTTCCAATCCCAAGCGGATCTCGATGCGCTCGCCGCGCGCCTGGATCTCACCGCCGCCGTGGATCGCGCGCGAGGCACCGTGGAGGCCGTGCTCTCGGCCGAGGAGTACTCGGCGCTGATGAAGGAGGGGCGGGCGGTTCAGGTGCTCGAGGAGCCCACGCGGCTGCTCAACACGCCGCGGGAGCGTTCGGCCGCGCAGCGCACCGGCATCGCCGGCTACGCGTGCTACCGCACCGTCGACGAGACGTACGCGGCCATGGAGAACCTGGCCAACACCTACCCCACGCTCGCCTCGTGGGAGGACATCGGCGACACCTGGGACAAGGTGACCGCGGGAGGCAATCCGGGCGATGACCTGCGCGTGCTGGTGGTGACCAATCGCACGCGGCTCAAGCCCAAGCCGCGCTTCTTCCTCATGGCCGCCATCCACGCGCGCGAATACGCCACGGCCGAGCTCGCGGCGCGCTTCGCCGAGCAGCTTGTCACCAGCTACGACACGGACCCCGAGGCACGCTGGCTGCTCGACCACCACCAATTGCACCTGGTGGTGCACTCCAACCCGGATGGCCGCCGCCTCGCGGAGACGGGCGCCTCCAAGCGCAAGAACACCAACACCACCCAGGGTTCCTGCACCCAGACCACCTGGGGCGTGGACCTCAACCGCAACAGCAGCTTCGACTGGAACCAGGGCGGCGCGAGCTCCAGTGCCTGCAGCGAAACCTTCATGGGCCGCTCGGCCGCCTCCGAGCCCGAGACGCAAGCGCTCGAGAACTACATCCTCTCGCTCTTTCCGGACCGGCGTGGCCCGGGCGCCACGGACGCGGCGCCCGCGGACACGTCGGGGCTGGTGTTGAGCCTGCACAGCTATGGCGGCTACGTGCTCTACCCCTGGGCGACGAGCTCCGCGCTGGCGCCCAACGCCACCCAGCTGCGCACCCTGGGCCGCAAGTTCAACTACTTCAACGACTACGAGGCCTGTCAGGTCTCCACCTGCCTCTACACGGCGTCGGGCTCCACGGACGCGTTCGCCTACGGTCGACTCGGCGTGGCCGCCTACACCTTCGAGATGGGCGATGCCTTCTTCCAGAGTTGCTCGAGCTTCGAGAGCGACATCGTCCCCGGCAACATGCCCGCGCTCTACTACGCCTTCAAGGCGGCGCGGCGACCGTACCAGACGCCCTCGGGCCCGGACTCGGTGCACCTCTTCCTGTCCGCGAGCACCGTCACCCAGGGCACGCCGGTGACGCTCACCGCCCAGGCCAATGACACGCGCTATGGCACCAACGGCGGCGTGGAGCCCGCGCAGTTCATCACCGCCGCACGCTACTCCATCAACCAGCCCTCGTGGCTCGCTGGCACGCCCCTCTACCCGATGAACCCGGCGGACGGGGCCTTCGACGCGTCGATGGAGACCGTGGTGGCCACGATTCCCACCACGGGCCTCACCCGGGGCCGCCACACCCTCTTCGTGGAGAGCCAGGACGCCACCGGCCAGTGGGGCGTGCCCACCGCCATCTTCCTCACCGTGCAGTAGCGCCCTCTTCCTTCACAGGTCGGGTTACACGGATTAATCACGAATTGATTGACACTGTTGCCACGGGTGTCGACAGTGGCGTGACCGGAACATCCGGTGCTGCACGTCAGCCAGACGGCGGACGTACCGCACACCTAACCATGAGGGCAGGAACGGTGGATCTCACAGAACGCAAGCCATGGCGAATCCGGGCCGCGTGCACCGGCATCGACATCCCGTACGCTCGACCCTCTCGCGCCGTGCGCCATCGAGGTCTGCGCGTTCTCCGCGCCGCGGTGCTGTCGGGCGTCTCCCTCGTGGGGCTACCGGGGCTCGCCGCCATCGCGCCCCACCTCGCCGACCGTACCGGCCCGATCGTTGGGCTGGCCGGAAAGTGTGTCGATGTCGCGGCCTCTGGCACCGCGAACGGCACCGCCGTCCAGCTCTACACCTGCGCCACCGGGGTGGCACAGACCTGGACGATCAGCGACACCGGCACGATCCGCAACCCCCACTCTGGCAAGTGTCTGGATGTCACCGGGCAGGGGACGGCGAACGGGAGCACGATCCAACTGTGGGACTGCAATGGGAGCGGCGCGCAGCAGTGGATCTACGACGCGTCGGCGCAGACGCTGCGCAATCCCCAGTCGGGACGCTGCCTGGACGTGACCGGCGAGAACTCCGCGGACCGGACCCGATTGCAGATCTGGGATTGCAACGGTCAATCCAATCAGAAGTGGCGACTGCCGGGCGATGATGGCGCCTGCACCCGCTCCGTCGCCGCTGGTGACAGCACCCTCGCGGTCACCTTCAACGGGGTGCGCTACAACGTCGCCGTCTACGTCCCGAGCGGCGTCGGCGCCACGACCCGACTGCCGCTCGTGCTCAACCTCCACGGGACGGGCAGCTCCGGCTCGGGACAGATCGCGTACAGCAACATCAAGTCCGCCGCGCAGACGAACAAGTTCGCGGTCGTGGCCCCCTCCGGAGCGATCGTCAGCGGCAGCGGGTTCGCGTGGAACGTTCCCGGCGTGACGTCGGGCCCGCGTGACGATGTCGCTTTCCTCGACCAGGTGATCACCACGATGGGTTCCACGCTCTGCGGAGAGCCCGGCCGGGTCTTCGCGATCGGCTATTCCGGCGGCGCGCGGATGGCGTCCGCGTTCTCCTGCGCGCGCCCGGACCGGTTGGCGGGACTCGCGGCCATCGCGGGTCTCCGCGCCGGACGTCCCGACCCGGCGAACATGAGCCAACCGGAGGCCGCGGCCTGTCGACCGGCCAGCACGGTGCCGGTGGTCGCCTTCCATGGACAGCAGGACTACACGAATCCGTACGATGGCGGCGGCAGTTCCGTGTGGCAGTACTCCGTGCCCGCGGCACAACAGCGCTGGGCGACGCTCAACGGGTGCGGCCCGACTCCGACGACCGTCTCCGTGTCATCGCACGTCAGCAAGCTCACGTACTCGGGCTGCCGTAACGGCGCCGATGTCTTGCTCTACCGGATCTCCAATGGCGGTCACACGTGGCCGGGGACCCCTCAGCCCTCGCCGGGGAACGGCACAACGACCCAGGAGATCGACGCCAACGCCCTGCTCTGGAGCTTCTTCGCCTCGCATTGACGCGCGAACGAACGCCCGAGGTGTCACCTCAGGCCATCCGCGCCAGGACGCTCGCCAATTCCTGTTCATCCGGCAGGTAGACGCTGCCGAAGTCCAGGATGTTGGGATTGCCATGCGTCATGGCATTGGCCGTGGGTCTGCGAAAGGAGCCGTGGTATTCCCGGGCCCCCGACTCCTCCATCAACCCGCCGATGTTGGAGGCGCGGATTCCGGCGCCGGGCATGATGATGATGCGGTCACCCGCGGCCTTCACCAGTTGTCCGAGGACCTTGCCCGCCTCGGGAGCGCCGCTGGCCTGACCCGAGGTGAGGATCCGCTCGCAACCCACCTCGATCAGATCCTCCAGCGCCTGGAACATGTCCGGCGTCGCATCGAAGGCCCGGTTGCAGGTCACGCCCATGGGCCCCGCCCATTCGACGAACCGCTTCATCCGCTCCTTGTCGATCCGGCCATCCCTCAACTGGGCGCCAATGGAAATGCCATCGCAGCCGAGTTCACGACAGATCCGGATGTCCTCCCGGAGAATGGCGAGTTCGTCCTCGTCGTAATAGTAGTTGCCGGCACGAGGTCTCAGGATGGAATACAGCTTGAGGGAGACCCGCTCCCGGGTCCGCTTGAGGGTTCCGTAGCTCGGCGTGGTGCCTCCCTCCGTCGGATTGTCGCACAGTTCGACGCGGTGGGCGCCGGCCCGCTCCGCGATGAGGCATGACTGGAGGTTGAACGCGCAGACTTCAAGGAGGGCTCTGGGCATGGGCTCATCGGAGTCTCCCACGGCCGGTCCCTCGGGCCCACTCCGTTAGTGGATCATCTCCGAGCGGAGAGTTGGATGCTGGAGATTGAGGAGGCCTCGGGGATTTTTCGGCCGTAGCGTGCGGGGTCATGAACCCTGCTCACCCCCCTTCGATCCGGGAGTTCCCGGTGGCGGATCGCGGCCACGGCCCGTATGGCATCACCGCGGGTCCCGACGGCGCCTTGTGGTGCACCCTGGTCCACGCGGGCCAGATCGCACGCCTGACCCTCGACGGTCACGTCACGCGCCATTCCCTCGAGTCCGCCTCTTGCGGACCGTCCGTCATCACCTCCGGTCCCGATGGGGCCCTCTGGTTCACCCAGGCCCAGGCCCATCGGATCGGCCGCATCACGACGGACGGACAGGTCACCTCCTTTCCCGTGCCCACGCCGGAAAGCGGACCCTTCGGCATGACTCCGGGCCCGGACGGGGCCCTCTGGTTCACGGAGATGAACGCGGATCGCATCGGCCGCATCACGATCCGAGGGGCCATCACCGAGTTCGCGCTCCCCACGAAGGGGGCCTTCGCCTCGATGATCGCCGCCGGCTCGGATGGCGCCTTGTGGTTCACCCTGAATCAGGCGAATGCCATCGGCCGGCTGACCGTCGAGGGGGCCTTCACCCTCCATCCCCTGCCCACCGCGAACGCGGCGCCCGTGGGCCTCACGGCGGGCACGGACGGTGCGCTCTGGTTCGTCGAGATAGGCGCGGGCCAGGTCGGACGGATCACCCCGGAGGGCCACATTCACGAGTTCCCCCTGCCGGACCGTGCCGCGCGGCCCCACGCCATCGTCGCGGATCCGGCGGGCGGATGCTGGTTCACCGAGTGGGGAGCCAACCGGCTGGGCCACATCACACCGGCCGGTCGAATCCACACGTACGAACTGCCGACGCCCGCCTCGGAGCCACACGGCATCACCGTGGGGCCGGATGGCGCGATCTGGTCCGCGCTGGAGGTGGGCGCAATCGTGCGCCTCTCCGCGTTGAGGTGACGCACGCGCCCGAAGGTCATGGGCGTGCGCCGAGATCCAACCCAGCCCGCGGGTGGCTGCTCAGCGCGGCTTCACACCTTCCACTTGAGGCAGCGCGACGCGCATGGTTTCGATGAAGCGCCGTAGCCTCGCTGGATAGAAGCGGGCCGGCGGATACACCAGGTACACCGGCAGGGGCGCCGCCCGCCACCGGGGCGCCAGATGCAGCAGCCGGCCCGTGGCCAGTTCCTCCGTCAGCACCCAGGATGAGGCGATGCCCGCCCCAACGCCCATCACAACGGCGCTGCGCAGCGCGTAGAGGTCGTCCGTGGATAGCCGTGGCTGGATGGAGAAACGCGCGGTCTCGCCCGTGTCGGCGTGGGTCAGCACCACCTCGTCGCGGTAGAAGGTGCGCAGTGCCAGCCAGGGCAGTCGCGCCAGTTCCGCCGGCTGCGTGGGCAGGGATGCGCCGCCCAGCACCTCGGGCGCGGCCACCACGATGCGTGGTATCTCGCCCAAGCGCAGGGCCACCACCGAGGGGTCACGCACTTCACCAACCTGGATGGCGCAGTCGATGCCTTCGGCGATGAAATCCGGGGTGCGGTCGTGCAGCAGCCATTCCACCCTCATCCGCGGAGAGCGCCGCAGATAGTCCGCCAGCGGGCCGATGAGCTGTTGCTGGCCCAAGGCGTGCGGCGCGACCACCCGCAGCAGGCCCGCGGGCTCGTCTCCCGCGCCGCGCATCTCGCTCTCGAAGGATTGCCAGCCAGCGATCAGCTCCTTGGCCCGCTCGTAGCAGCGGGCGCCGTCGTCGGTGAGCTTCATCGCATGGGTGGAGCGCTGCAACAGCCGCACCCCCAGCGAGCGCTCCAGTGCCTGCAACCGGCGGCTCACGGTGGGCTGGGTGCTGCCCAGTTGCTCCGCGGCGGCCGACAGACTGCCGGCCTCGACGATGCGCACGAAGGTCTCCATCAGCGCCAGACGGTCGGCGCCGGCCACGGCATCGGCTTTCATGCGCCAGGCGTATAGCCCTCATGCGACGGCGACGTCTACCGCTCCGCCCGCCTCTCGACGAAATTGCCTTCCATGACACCCCATCCAGAGACCTCCTCCCTGGCATCCATTCACTCGACGCATGAGGTTCGAGTCCACGGGCCCGGGCACACGTCGCACGCGACGCTCGTCCTGCTGCTGGCCACGGGCGCCGGCCTGGCGGTGGCCACGCTGTACTACAGCCAACCCATGCTGGGCGTGCTCGGCCCCGACCTCCACGCCAGCGACCGCGCCGTGGGCTGGATGCCCACGCTCACCCAACTGGGATACGCACTCGGCCTCCTACTGCTCGCGCCGCTGGGGGACCGCTACGACCGGCGCCGCATCATCCTGGCCAAGGCCGCGGTGCTGTGCGCCGCGCTGCTGCTGGCCAGTGCCGTGCCCTCGATTGGCCCGCTGCTGGCCGCGAGCCTGGCCGTGGGCGTGGCCGCCACGCTGGCGCAGGACCTCGTGCCCGCCGCCGCCACGCTCGCCCCGGCCGCGAATCGCGGCAAGGTGGTGGGGAGGGTGATGACCGGGCTGCTGCTGGGCATCCTGCTGTCTCGGGTGGTGAGCGGCTTCGTGGCCGAGCGCTTCGGCTGGCGCGTCATGTTCGTGGCGGCCTCCGCCAGCATCGCGCTGCTGGCCGCCGCGCTGTGGCGTGGCCTGCCTCGCTTCGCTCCGACCACGCGTCTGCCCTACGGCGCCCTGCTCGGCTCGCTCGCCACGCTGTGGCGGCACCACGGCGCGCTGCGTCGTGCGGCGCTGGCGCAGGGGCTGCTCTCGTTGGGCTTCAGCGCTTTCTGGTCGACGCTGGCGGTGATGCTGCACGGCGCGCCCTTCCACTTGGGCTCGGCGGCGGCGGGCGCCTTCGGCCTGGTCGGCGCGGTGGGCGCGCTGGCCGCACCGATGGCTGGCCGCATCGCCGACCGCCGCGGACCCGAGTGGGTCACCCGCCTGGGCGCGGGTCTGGCCGCCGTGTCGTTCGCCACCATGGCGCTGTCTTCCTGGATGCCGCCGAATGCCCGGCTGGCGCTCATCATGGTCAGCGCCATTGGCTTCGATCTGGGGATTCAGGCCTCGCTGATCGCACACCAGACCGTCGTTTACGGCATCGACCCTCCCGCGCGCAGCCGGCTCAACGCCGTGCTGATGGTGGGTGTGTTCATCGGCATGGCGACAGGTGCCGCGCTGGGCAGCCAGGCGCTGGCGGCCTGGGGCTGGACGGGTGTCACCACGATGGCCAGCGCCTCCGCGGCCGCGGCGCTGGCCGTGCGCCTGTTGCCCGGCGCGCGGCGCTGAGCCGCCGGAGGTGTCAATGCCAGACAGGTGCACCTCCAGGTTCGTCACCTGGAGATGCACGTCTCATTGAACGGCGTTCTGGCAAGTCCGGGTCAGCGCCTCACTTGGACAGGTCCAGTACCACTCGGCCCGAGATCTTCCCCGCGTGCATGCGCGTGAACACCTCGTTGACGTTCTCCAGCTTGTCGGCGGCCACCGTCGCCTTGACCTTGCCCTGCGCGGCGAAGGCCAGCGCCTCCTTCAAGTCCAAACGGGTACCGACAATCGAGCCACGCACGGTGATGCCATTGAGCACCATGCCGAAGATCGGCAACGGGAAGTCACCCGGGGGCAGGCCATTGAGCGACACCGTGCCTCCCCGGCGCACCATGCCCAGCGCCTGCTCGAAGGCCTTCGGCGACACCGCGGTGACCAGCACGCCGTGGGCGCCGCCAATCTCCTTCTTGAGGAAGGCCGCCGGATCCGTCTCACGGGCGTTGACGGTCACCGTGGCACCGAGCCGCGTGGCCAATTGCAGCTTGCTGTCGTCCACGTCCACCGCGGCCACGTTCAGGCCCATCGCCCTGGCGTACTGCACCGCCATGTGGCCGAGTCCGCCGATGCCGGAGATGACCACCCAGTCACCCGGCCGGGTATCGGTGACCTTCAAGCCCTTGTAGACGGTCACGCCCGCGCACAGCACGGGCGCGATCTCCACGAACCCAATCCCATCCGGCAGGTGTCCGACGTAATCGGCGTTGGCCAGCGCGTACTCGGCGAAGCCCCCGTTGACGGAGTAACCGGTGTTCTTCTGCTGCTCGCACAGGGTTTCCCATCCCCCCAGACAGTGCTCACAGTAGCCACAGGCTGAATACAGCCAGGGAACGCCCACACGGTCACCCTCCTTCACGTGGGTGACGCCCTCCCCCACCGCCGCCACGTGGCCCACGCCTTCGTGGCCGGGAATGAACGGCGGATTGGGCTTGACCGGCCAGTCTCCCTCGGCGGCATGCAGGTCGGTATGGCAGACACCACACGCCTCGATCTTGACCAGGACTTCCCCGCGCCCGGGACGAGGCACCTCCACCTCCTCGATCCGCAGCGGCTTGCCGAATTCACGCACGACTGCTGCCTTCATGGTCTTGTTCATGTCAGCATCCTTGCTTGTGTATGTGGATTTAGAAGAAGCCCATCGCCTTCGGCGAGTAGCTGACGAGCAGGTTCTTCGTCTGCTGGTAGTGGCTCAACATCATCCGGTGGTTCTCTCGGCCAATACCGGACTGTTTGTAGCCCCCGAAGGCCGCATGCGCCGGGTACAGGTGGTAGCAATTCGTCCAGACGCGGCCGGCCTGGATCTCGCGGCCGACGCGGTACGCGGTTGACGCATCACGGGTCCACACACCGGCGCCGAGGCCGTACAGCGTGTCGTTCGCGGTCTTCAGTGCATCGTCCAGGTCCTTGAAGGACGTGACGGAGACGACCGGTCCGAAGATCTCCTCCTGGAAAACCCGCATCCGGTTGGTGCCCTGGAAGATGGTCGGCGCGACGTAGTAGCCGTTGTCCAGGTCTCCGCCGTGGCGCAGCCGCTCGCCGCCGAGCAGCAGCTTCGCGCCCTCCTGCTTGCCGATGTCCACGTACGAGAGGATCTTCTCGAGCTGATCATTCGACGCCTGGGCGCCGATCATCGTGGAGGTGTCGAGCGGGTTGCCCGTCTTGATCTTCTTCGTGCGCTCGATCGCCCGGTCCAGGAACTCCGCGTAGATCTTCTCGCTGACGAGCGCGCGCGAGGGGCAGGTGCAGACCTCGCCCTGATTCAGGGCGAACATGGCGAAGCCCTCCATCGCCTTGTCCGCGAAGTCGTCGTTCTTCGCGAAGATGTCCTCGAAGAAGAGGTTGGGCGACTTGCCGCCGAGCTCGAGCGTCACCGGAATCAGGTTCTCGGACGCGTACTGCATGATGAGCCGTCCGGTGGTGGTCTCTCCGGTGAAGGCCACCTTCGCCACGCGCTTGTTCATGGCGAGCGGCTTGCCCGCCTCCACGCCAAAGCCGTTCACGATGTTCAACACGCCCGGCGGGAGCAGGTCGCCAATGAGCTCCGCGAGCATCAGGATCGACGCGGGCGTCTGCTCCGCCGGCTTGAGCACCACCGCGTTGCCCGCGGCGAGCGCCGGGGCGAGCTTCCATGCGGCCATGAGCAGCGGGAAGTTCCAGGGAATGATCTGCGCCACCACGCCCAGCGGCTCGTGAAAGTGGTACGCGACCGTGTCCGCATCCAGCTCGGACAGACTGCCTTCTTGTGAACGGATGCAGCCCGCGAAGTAGCGGAAGTGGTCCACCGTCAGGGGCAGGTCGGCGGCGAGCGTCTCGCGGATCGGCTTGCCGTTGTCCCACGTCTCCGCGATCGCGAGCTTCTCGAGGTTCTGCTCGATGCGGTCCGCGATCTTATTGAGGATGACCGCACGCTCGGCGGGCGGGGTCTTCCCCCAACCCGTCTTCGCGCGGTGCGCGGCGTCGAGCGCGGCCTCGATGTCGCTCGCATCCGAGCGGGGAATCTCACAGAACGCACGGCCGGTGACGGGCGTCACGTTCTCGAAGTACAGGCCCCGCTTTGGCGGCGTCCATTCACCTCCGATGTAGTTGGCGTAGCGGGACTTGAACTGGACCGGGGAACCCGACGAGTTGGGGGCTGCGTACACCTTGCTGGACATCCGCGCTCCAGGGGTAGGGGCCGCGGGATCGCGGCATGCGCCCAGACCCTCTTTGCAGCGTGCGTGCCCAGCCCTTTCCCTCTCACGAGGTGTCGCGAACTGGAGCGGAAGCGGTCACCGCGACGCGACGATTGCAGCGTTTCGCGACATGACGCGGGATGTCACGCGAAAGGGCGCCAGGCACGCGTGCAATCCCCCGACATCTTGTTCCAACATTCGGAATGTCGAGACGGGGGCGTGAGTAGCGAATCAGAGGAGGACACCGGGATGCTCAAACTGGTCGAGCCAGGACCCAGGCTCTGGGAGCGATTCGTCTCGGGATCCGTCGAAGCGGAGGAGCGAGCGCATGCCCTTCTCGGCCGATGGTCGCGCGCGGTCGCGCTGGGCGCGAAGGCGAATGGGCCCGCGCACTCCGAAGGCGTCACCGACGCGGAACTCCATTCCCGACGCGAACGCCTCACCCAGCAATGCGTTGACGCGGTCCAGCTCGTCTCGCGGCTCGCCACGGAGACGAGCGCCTCCGCGTTCCGCGCGGTCCTCACCGATGCCGAGGGCGTCGTGGTGATCGCCCGGGGCGGCGTCGGCGCGTCCCTTCATTCAGCGGACACGTCACGGCTGGTGGAGGGCGCGAACTGGGCCGAGAGCACGCGCGGCACGAACGCCATTGGCACCGCGATCGCGGAGGGCGAGCCGGTGGCGGTGGTCGGACGCGCGCACCTCGAGGAGCGCAACCATGGCCTCGTCTGCTACGCGGCACCCATCCGCGATCCGTTCGGCGACCTCGTCGCCATTCTGGACGTGAGCGGCGCCGTGACCCAGGCGAACCCGCTGCTCGAGGCGCTCGTGCTCGCGTCCGCGCACGCCGTCGAGCAATCGCTCCGGCTGCGAAGCTATGAGGAGATGCTCGTGGGGGGCCGCCGGAATCTGGAGGCCCAGCTCGACGGCTCCGCGTCGCTTCTGGTCGAGGCGCCCGGCGTCGTCAGACAGGTGAGTACGGACGCGGCGGCGAAGCTCGGCCAGTCCCCCTCTTCCGTGATGGGACGACCCGTCGAGGACGTCCTCCAGCTGTCGTGGACCGCGCTCGTGGAGGCGGCCCTGAGCGGCAAGCCGTGTCGCGTCTCCGGCTCGCGCCTTCACCCCGTGCCGCACTTCGACGCGCGCGGACGCCCACTCGCGCTCGCCGTCTTCGTCGAGCGCGACGTTCCCCGGGCGCGCTCGGCGGATCCACTGCCGAGCTCGTTCGATGTGCTCGTGGGTAGCGATCCGGTGCTCCAGGACACGAAGCAACGGGCGGCTCGGGTCGCACGGAGTCCGCTTCCGGTCCTGTTGCTCGCCGAGACAGGGACCGGCAAGGAATTGCTCGCACGCGCCATTCACGAGGCGAGCAACCACGCGTCCGGACCCTTCCTCGCGCTCAACTGCGGGGCGATGCCCGCGGGCATCCTCGAGGCCGAGCTGTTCGGCTACGCGCCCGGTGCATTCACTGGCGCCCTCGCCGCCGGAAGCAAGGGCAAGCTCGGCGCGGTCGATGGTGGAACGCTGTTCCTCGACGAAATCGGCGAGATGCCCGAGCCCCTGCAAGCGCTCCTGCTCCGGGTGCTCGATGATGGCCACTACTTCCGGCTCGGAGAAACGAGGCCCCGGGAGTCCCGCTTCCGGCTCATCAGCGCCACCTGCCGCGACCTGCCCGCGCTGGTGGAATCGGGGAAGTTCCGGAGAGATCTCTACTATCGCATCCGCGGCGCGGTGCTCTCCCTCCCCCCTCTCCGACGGAGAACGGACAAGACCGAACTCGCTCGCGCGCTCGTGGAGAAGATCGCCCGGGCACAAGGCGGCGCGGCGCTCCCGTTGGCCCCCGAGACCGTGCGGCTCATCGAGGCGCACACGTGGCCAGGAAACGTCCGTGAGATGAAGTCCGCCCTCGCTCACGCCCTCGCGCTCGGGGGTGAGGGTGAGCTGCTCGAGCCCGAACACCTGCCCGAGGATGTCGCGGAGGCCACCGGCCCGGCGGTCAAGAACGAGGGCGGCGGCAGGAAGGCCGCGGAGGCCCGCGCGCTGCGGGAAGCGATGGCCGCGGCGAAC from Melittangium boletus DSM 14713 includes the following:
- a CDS encoding MFS transporter is translated as MTPHPETSSLASIHSTHEVRVHGPGHTSHATLVLLLATGAGLAVATLYYSQPMLGVLGPDLHASDRAVGWMPTLTQLGYALGLLLLAPLGDRYDRRRIILAKAAVLCAALLLASAVPSIGPLLAASLAVGVAATLAQDLVPAAATLAPAANRGKVVGRVMTGLLLGILLSRVVSGFVAERFGWRVMFVAASASIALLAAALWRGLPRFAPTTRLPYGALLGSLATLWRHHGALRRAALAQGLLSLGFSAFWSTLAVMLHGAPFHLGSAAAGAFGLVGAVGALAAPMAGRIADRRGPEWVTRLGAGLAAVSFATMALSSWMPPNARLALIMVSAIGFDLGIQASLIAHQTVVYGIDPPARSRLNAVLMVGVFIGMATGAALGSQALAAWGWTGVTTMASASAAAALAVRLLPGARR
- a CDS encoding copper homeostasis protein CutC is translated as MPRALLEVCAFNLQSCLIAERAGAHRVELCDNPTEGGTTPSYGTLKRTRERVSLKLYSILRPRAGNYYYDEDELAILREDIRICRELGCDGISIGAQLRDGRIDKERMKRFVEWAGPMGVTCNRAFDATPDMFQALEDLIEVGCERILTSGQASGAPEAGKVLGQLVKAAGDRIIIMPGAGIRASNIGGLMEESGAREYHGSFRRPTANAMTHGNPNILDFGSVYLPDEQELASVLARMA
- a CDS encoding M14 family metallopeptidase, translated to MPSFLAGALAAAALALVPAAPSTPVSPPVVLARVSFQSQADLDALAARLDLTAAVDRARGTVEAVLSAEEYSALMKEGRAVQVLEEPTRLLNTPRERSAAQRTGIAGYACYRTVDETYAAMENLANTYPTLASWEDIGDTWDKVTAGGNPGDDLRVLVVTNRTRLKPKPRFFLMAAIHAREYATAELAARFAEQLVTSYDTDPEARWLLDHHQLHLVVHSNPDGRRLAETGASKRKNTNTTQGSCTQTTWGVDLNRNSSFDWNQGGASSSACSETFMGRSAASEPETQALENYILSLFPDRRGPGATDAAPADTSGLVLSLHSYGGYVLYPWATSSALAPNATQLRTLGRKFNYFNDYEACQVSTCLYTASGSTDAFAYGRLGVAAYTFEMGDAFFQSCSSFESDIVPGNMPALYYAFKAARRPYQTPSGPDSVHLFLSASTVTQGTPVTLTAQANDTRYGTNGGVEPAQFITAARYSINQPSWLAGTPLYPMNPADGAFDASMETVVATIPTTGLTRGRHTLFVESQDATGQWGVPTAIFLTVQ
- a CDS encoding LysR family transcriptional regulator; this encodes MKADAVAGADRLALMETFVRIVEAGSLSAAAEQLGSTQPTVSRRLQALERSLGVRLLQRSTHAMKLTDDGARCYERAKELIAGWQSFESEMRGAGDEPAGLLRVVAPHALGQQQLIGPLADYLRRSPRMRVEWLLHDRTPDFIAEGIDCAIQVGEVRDPSVVALRLGEIPRIVVAAPEVLGGASLPTQPAELARLPWLALRTFYRDEVVLTHADTGETARFSIQPRLSTDDLYALRSAVVMGVGAGIASSWVLTEELATGRLLHLAPRWRAAPLPVYLVYPPARFYPARLRRFIETMRVALPQVEGVKPR
- a CDS encoding extracellular catalytic domain type 1 short-chain-length polyhydroxyalkanoate depolymerase → MDLTERKPWRIRAACTGIDIPYARPSRAVRHRGLRVLRAAVLSGVSLVGLPGLAAIAPHLADRTGPIVGLAGKCVDVAASGTANGTAVQLYTCATGVAQTWTISDTGTIRNPHSGKCLDVTGQGTANGSTIQLWDCNGSGAQQWIYDASAQTLRNPQSGRCLDVTGENSADRTRLQIWDCNGQSNQKWRLPGDDGACTRSVAAGDSTLAVTFNGVRYNVAVYVPSGVGATTRLPLVLNLHGTGSSGSGQIAYSNIKSAAQTNKFAVVAPSGAIVSGSGFAWNVPGVTSGPRDDVAFLDQVITTMGSTLCGEPGRVFAIGYSGGARMASAFSCARPDRLAGLAAIAGLRAGRPDPANMSQPEAAACRPASTVPVVAFHGQQDYTNPYDGGGSSVWQYSVPAAQQRWATLNGCGPTPTTVSVSSHVSKLTYSGCRNGADVLLYRISNGGHTWPGTPQPSPGNGTTTQEIDANALLWSFFASH
- the exaC gene encoding acetaldehyde dehydrogenase ExaC is translated as MSSKVYAAPNSSGSPVQFKSRYANYIGGEWTPPKRGLYFENVTPVTGRAFCEIPRSDASDIEAALDAAHRAKTGWGKTPPAERAVILNKIADRIEQNLEKLAIAETWDNGKPIRETLAADLPLTVDHFRYFAGCIRSQEGSLSELDADTVAYHFHEPLGVVAQIIPWNFPLLMAAWKLAPALAAGNAVVLKPAEQTPASILMLAELIGDLLPPGVLNIVNGFGVEAGKPLAMNKRVAKVAFTGETTTGRLIMQYASENLIPVTLELGGKSPNLFFEDIFAKNDDFADKAMEGFAMFALNQGEVCTCPSRALVSEKIYAEFLDRAIERTKKIKTGNPLDTSTMIGAQASNDQLEKILSYVDIGKQEGAKLLLGGERLRHGGDLDNGYYVAPTIFQGTNRMRVFQEEIFGPVVSVTSFKDLDDALKTANDTLYGLGAGVWTRDASTAYRVGREIQAGRVWTNCYHLYPAHAAFGGYKQSGIGRENHRMMLSHYQQTKNLLVSYSPKAMGFF
- a CDS encoding virginiamycin B lyase family protein, coding for MNPAHPPSIREFPVADRGHGPYGITAGPDGALWCTLVHAGQIARLTLDGHVTRHSLESASCGPSVITSGPDGALWFTQAQAHRIGRITTDGQVTSFPVPTPESGPFGMTPGPDGALWFTEMNADRIGRITIRGAITEFALPTKGAFASMIAAGSDGALWFTLNQANAIGRLTVEGAFTLHPLPTANAAPVGLTAGTDGALWFVEIGAGQVGRITPEGHIHEFPLPDRAARPHAIVADPAGGCWFTEWGANRLGHITPAGRIHTYELPTPASEPHGITVGPDGAIWSALEVGAIVRLSALR
- the adhP gene encoding alcohol dehydrogenase AdhP, which produces MNKTMKAAVVREFGKPLRIEEVEVPRPGRGEVLVKIEACGVCHTDLHAAEGDWPVKPNPPFIPGHEGVGHVAAVGEGVTHVKEGDRVGVPWLYSACGYCEHCLGGWETLCEQQKNTGYSVNGGFAEYALANADYVGHLPDGIGFVEIAPVLCAGVTVYKGLKVTDTRPGDWVVISGIGGLGHMAVQYARAMGLNVAAVDVDDSKLQLATRLGATVTVNARETDPAAFLKKEIGGAHGVLVTAVSPKAFEQALGMVRRGGTVSLNGLPPGDFPLPIFGMVLNGITVRGSIVGTRLDLKEALAFAAQGKVKATVAADKLENVNEVFTRMHAGKISGRVVLDLSK